A single region of the Mycobacterium avium subsp. avium genome encodes:
- a CDS encoding crotonase/enoyl-CoA hydratase family protein produces MAQAYESVTVEKKGHVAQVTLIGPGKGNAMGPAFWSELPELFETLDADPEVRAIVLTGSGKNFSYGLDVPAMGGSFTPLLSGDALAGPRAVFHREVKRMQGAITAVADCRTPTIASVHGWCIGGGVDLISAVDIRYASADAKFSVREVKLAIVADVGSLARLPYILNDGHLRELALTGKDIDAARAEKIGLVNDVYADADACLAAAHATAAEIAANPPLTVHGIKDVLDQQRASAVAESLRYVAAWNAAFLPSKDLTEGIAATFEKRPAQFTGE; encoded by the coding sequence ATGGCGCAAGCATACGAATCGGTCACCGTGGAGAAGAAGGGCCACGTCGCTCAGGTGACGCTGATCGGCCCGGGCAAGGGTAACGCGATGGGGCCGGCCTTCTGGTCCGAGCTGCCCGAGCTGTTCGAAACGCTGGACGCCGACCCCGAGGTGCGGGCCATCGTGCTGACCGGTTCCGGCAAGAACTTCAGCTACGGCCTGGACGTGCCGGCGATGGGCGGATCGTTCACCCCGCTGCTGTCGGGCGACGCGCTGGCCGGGCCGCGCGCCGTCTTCCACCGCGAGGTCAAGCGGATGCAGGGCGCGATCACCGCCGTCGCCGACTGCCGCACCCCCACCATCGCGTCGGTGCACGGCTGGTGCATCGGCGGCGGCGTCGACCTCATCTCGGCGGTCGACATCCGCTACGCCAGCGCCGACGCCAAGTTCTCGGTGCGCGAGGTCAAGCTGGCCATCGTCGCCGACGTCGGCAGCCTGGCCCGGCTGCCGTACATCCTCAACGACGGCCACCTGCGCGAGCTCGCGCTGACCGGCAAGGACATCGACGCCGCCCGCGCCGAGAAGATCGGGCTGGTCAACGACGTGTACGCCGACGCCGACGCGTGCCTGGCCGCCGCGCATGCCACGGCCGCGGAGATCGCCGCCAACCCCCCGCTGACCGTGCACGGCATCAAGGATGTCCTCGACCAGCAGCGCGCTTCGGCCGTCGCCGAGAGCCTGCGCTACGTGGCCGCCTGGAACGCGGCCTTCCTGCCGTCCAAGGACCTCACCGAGGGCATCGCGGCGACGTTCGAGAAGCGGCCGGCGCAGTTCACCGGCGAGTAA